Proteins from a single region of Stappia sp. ES.058:
- a CDS encoding ABC transporter substrate-binding protein yields the protein MSLGLRLSSTVLSIALLTLAAFATPVSALELKETPGLSERVGKDLPPVAERVPAEPLVVDLEASGREIGTSGGEINTLIGRSKDVRLINVWGYARLVGYNESLDLVPDLLKDLVSEDDRRFTLHLREGHKWSDGTPFTSEDIRFWYEDIALNEKLQPAGLPAFMLADDKPPVFEVIDETTVRFSWDAPNPLFAPEMAKSRPPFIYRPAHYLKQFHAKYGDMDEIAQLAAERKLRNWASLFNKMDDMYNARNPDLPSLQPWLRVKDDGERRFVLERNPYYHRVDTVGNQLPYIDRVIMTVADGKIIPAKTQAGEVDLQARNIGFSDITILKQGERSGKFKTYLWPISKGSEISILPNLTVADPVWRKVLRDTRFRRALSLGIDRDLINKVLYLGFGKPGNDTVLSKSPLFKEHYREAYASYDPDQANALLDEMGLTERRSDGTRLLPDGRPLEIIIEASGESQEQLDALELVGETWRDIGVRLFPKPSQRDIMRERALSGLLVMSVWSGFENGIPTSEMPPEDFVPVRGDFLSWARWGDYYETDGRTGEKPDWAPAVRLTELYDEWLISTSKAERVRIWHEILEIHAQETIHIGLISEVRQPVVVKNLGNVPEEGIYGWDPGAHFGIHRMDEFFMK from the coding sequence ATGAGCCTGGGCTTGAGGCTTTCCTCGACCGTCCTGTCAATCGCACTGTTGACGCTTGCCGCGTTCGCCACACCCGTTTCGGCGCTCGAGCTCAAGGAAACGCCGGGGCTTTCGGAGCGCGTTGGCAAGGATCTTCCGCCGGTGGCCGAGCGCGTACCGGCGGAGCCGCTGGTCGTCGACCTGGAAGCTTCCGGCCGGGAAATCGGCACGTCCGGCGGCGAAATAAACACCCTGATCGGGCGCTCCAAGGACGTGCGGCTGATCAACGTGTGGGGCTATGCCCGTCTCGTCGGGTACAATGAGAGCCTCGATCTGGTGCCGGATCTTCTCAAGGACCTGGTCTCCGAAGACGACCGCCGTTTTACGCTGCATCTGCGCGAAGGACACAAATGGTCGGATGGCACACCCTTCACCAGCGAGGATATCCGGTTCTGGTATGAGGATATCGCGCTGAACGAGAAGCTTCAGCCGGCGGGACTGCCCGCGTTCATGCTGGCCGATGACAAACCGCCCGTCTTTGAGGTGATCGACGAGACGACTGTGCGGTTTTCCTGGGATGCGCCCAACCCGTTGTTTGCGCCCGAGATGGCGAAATCGCGCCCGCCGTTCATCTACCGGCCCGCGCATTACCTGAAGCAGTTTCATGCCAAATATGGCGACATGGACGAGATCGCCCAGCTTGCGGCGGAACGCAAACTGCGCAACTGGGCCTCTTTGTTCAACAAGATGGACGACATGTACAATGCGCGAAATCCGGATCTTCCGAGCCTGCAGCCGTGGCTGCGGGTGAAGGATGACGGGGAGCGGCGCTTCGTTCTGGAACGGAATCCCTATTACCATCGCGTGGATACGGTCGGAAACCAGCTTCCCTACATCGACCGGGTGATCATGACCGTCGCCGACGGCAAGATCATCCCTGCCAAGACCCAGGCGGGGGAGGTTGATCTTCAGGCCCGCAACATCGGCTTTTCCGACATTACGATCCTGAAGCAGGGCGAGAGGTCGGGGAAATTCAAGACCTACCTTTGGCCGATTTCCAAGGGATCGGAAATCTCGATCCTGCCCAACCTGACCGTTGCCGACCCGGTCTGGCGCAAGGTTTTGCGCGACACCCGCTTTCGCCGGGCGTTGTCTTTGGGAATCGACCGCGATCTGATCAACAAGGTGCTTTATCTCGGCTTCGGCAAGCCCGGGAACGATACGGTCCTGTCGAAGAGCCCGCTCTTCAAGGAGCATTACCGGGAGGCCTACGCCTCTTACGATCCGGATCAGGCCAATGCGCTGCTCGACGAGATGGGGCTGACCGAGCGCCGCAGCGACGGCACAAGGCTTCTGCCGGACGGGCGGCCGCTGGAGATCATCATCGAGGCGTCGGGCGAAAGCCAGGAACAGCTCGATGCGCTGGAACTCGTCGGCGAGACCTGGAGAGACATCGGCGTACGTCTCTTTCCCAAGCCGAGCCAGCGGGACATCATGCGCGAGCGCGCGCTTTCGGGTCTTCTGGTGATGTCGGTCTGGTCGGGCTTTGAAAACGGCATCCCCACGTCCGAAATGCCGCCGGAGGATTTTGTGCCCGTGCGGGGTGATTTCCTTTCCTGGGCCCGATGGGGCGACTATTACGAAACCGACGGTCGCACGGGCGAAAAGCCCGACTGGGCACCGGCTGTGCGGCTGACCGAGCTCTACGACGAGTGGCTGATCTCCACTTCCAAGGCAGAGCGGGTCCGCATCTGGCACGAGATTCTGGAGATCCATGCGCAGGAAACCATCCATATAGGGCTGATCTCCGAGGTGCGTCAGCCGGTTGTCGTGAAGAATCTGGGAAATGTGCCCGAGGAAGGCATTTACGGCTGGGATCCCGGCGCGCATTTCGGCATTCACCGCATGGATGAGTTCTTCATGAAATGA
- a CDS encoding ABC transporter permease yields MAFYVLRRILTMIPTLLVISLLTFIIIELPAGDYISNQIAALKAAGESASIAKLEFMRAEFALDRPFLERYLIWVGLWPGPHGFDGLLQGNWGWSFEYDKPVAEVVGPTLPLTIVLNMATILFVYVVSFPIGIYSATRQYSWGDYGFTLVGYIGLATPNFLLGLILLYFSNRWFGLSIGGLMDPQYIGEPWSFAKALSILAHLIVPTVVIGTAGTAAMIRRLRANLLDELHKQYVTTARAKGMREARLLLKYPLRMALNPFIADIGNLIPSLVSGSVIVSVVLNLPTVGPILLNALQSQDQFLSGFVLLFVAILTLFGMLVSDLLLAVLDPRIRLGGKAPS; encoded by the coding sequence ATGGCATTTTACGTGCTGCGCCGGATCCTGACGATGATCCCGACGCTGCTGGTCATCTCGTTGCTGACATTCATCATCATCGAGTTGCCCGCGGGCGATTACATTTCCAATCAGATTGCAGCCCTGAAGGCTGCCGGAGAGAGCGCGTCGATCGCCAAGCTGGAATTCATGCGCGCCGAATTTGCGCTCGACCGCCCCTTTCTGGAGCGCTATCTCATCTGGGTTGGACTGTGGCCGGGGCCGCACGGCTTCGATGGTTTGCTGCAGGGCAACTGGGGCTGGTCGTTCGAATACGACAAGCCGGTCGCCGAGGTTGTCGGGCCGACGCTGCCGCTCACCATCGTGCTCAACATGGCGACGATCCTCTTCGTTTATGTCGTGTCCTTCCCGATCGGCATCTACTCGGCGACGCGGCAATATTCCTGGGGCGACTACGGCTTCACGCTGGTGGGCTACATCGGCCTTGCCACACCGAATTTCCTGCTCGGCTTGATCCTGCTGTATTTCTCAAACCGCTGGTTCGGACTGTCGATCGGCGGCCTTATGGATCCGCAATACATCGGCGAACCCTGGAGCTTCGCCAAGGCGTTGTCGATCCTTGCGCACCTGATCGTGCCGACGGTCGTGATCGGAACGGCCGGCACCGCCGCGATGATCCGGCGCCTCAGAGCCAATCTGCTGGATGAGTTGCACAAGCAATACGTCACGACAGCCCGCGCCAAGGGCATGCGCGAGGCCCGCCTTTTGTTGAAATATCCGCTGCGCATGGCGCTCAATCCCTTCATCGCCGACATCGGCAACCTGATTCCCTCTCTGGTGTCGGGATCGGTGATCGTGTCGGTGGTGCTCAACCTTCCGACGGTCGGGCCGATCCTGCTCAACGCCCTGCAATCGCAGGATCAGTTCCTGTCCGGCTTCGTGCTCCTCTTCGTGGCGATCCTGACGCTGTTTGGCATGCTCGTCTCCGACCTGTTGCTCGCCGTGCTCGACCCGCGCATTCGCCTGGGCGGAAAGGCACCATCATGA
- a CDS encoding ABC transporter permease, translating into MSVQGGDPKDREHYVNPEPFNPTAAETLTPEQERYYQASQWKIMWWKFRRHKLAVWSGAILILFYLTVPFAEQIAPYTANERSNDHLYSPPQSIHLFHDGSFVGPFVYGLEASVDLETVRWVFTEDRTDVQPIRFFCFGSQYEFWGLVSGSFRLFCPAEGGTLFLLGTDRLGRDVFSGLVYGARLSLTVGLVGVTISIVLGLFFGGIAGFFGGIIDSLVQRVIEILRSLPELPLWMALSAALPVTWSPVWIYLGITVILGLLDWPGLARAVRSKLLALREEEYARAATLMGATPSRVIRKHLLPGFTSHIIASASLSIPAMILGETALSYLNLGLRRPAVSWGVLLNEAQDISVVVVYPWLMAPVVPIIIVVLAFNFLGDGLRDAADPYK; encoded by the coding sequence ATGAGCGTGCAGGGCGGCGACCCCAAAGACCGGGAGCACTATGTCAATCCCGAGCCGTTCAATCCGACCGCAGCCGAGACACTGACGCCCGAGCAAGAGCGGTACTATCAGGCCTCGCAATGGAAGATCATGTGGTGGAAGTTCCGCCGCCACAAGCTGGCCGTGTGGTCGGGCGCGATCCTGATCCTGTTTTATCTCACTGTCCCCTTTGCCGAGCAGATCGCTCCCTATACGGCGAACGAACGCTCCAACGATCATCTCTATTCGCCGCCGCAATCGATCCACCTTTTCCACGACGGAAGCTTCGTCGGTCCGTTCGTCTACGGACTTGAGGCCAGCGTCGACCTGGAAACCGTGCGCTGGGTGTTCACGGAGGACCGCACCGACGTGCAGCCCATCCGCTTCTTCTGTTTTGGGTCCCAGTATGAGTTCTGGGGGCTTGTTTCCGGGAGTTTCCGGCTGTTCTGTCCGGCTGAGGGCGGGACGCTCTTCCTGCTTGGCACGGATAGGCTTGGCCGCGACGTGTTTTCCGGGCTCGTCTACGGTGCGCGCCTTTCGCTCACCGTCGGCCTTGTCGGCGTGACAATCTCCATCGTGCTCGGGCTGTTTTTCGGCGGGATCGCCGGGTTCTTTGGCGGCATCATTGACAGTCTCGTCCAGCGCGTGATCGAGATCCTGCGCTCGCTGCCGGAGCTTCCCTTGTGGATGGCTTTGTCCGCCGCCCTTCCGGTTACCTGGTCGCCCGTGTGGATCTATCTGGGCATTACCGTGATCCTGGGGCTTCTCGACTGGCCGGGGCTGGCGCGCGCGGTGCGCTCGAAGCTTCTGGCCCTGCGCGAGGAGGAATACGCGCGCGCCGCAACGCTCATGGGCGCGACGCCCTCGCGCGTGATCCGCAAGCATCTGCTGCCCGGGTTCACCAGCCACATCATCGCCTCCGCGTCGCTCTCGATCCCTGCAATGATCCTCGGTGAGACGGCGCTGTCTTATCTCAATCTCGGGCTGCGGCGCCCGGCGGTGTCCTGGGGCGTGTTGCTCAACGAGGCGCAGGATATTTCGGTCGTGGTGGTCTATCCGTGGCTGATGGCGCCCGTCGTCCCCATCATCATCGTCGTCCTCGCCTTTAATTTCCTCGGCGACGGTTTGCGTGATGCCGCCGACCCGTATAAGTGA
- a CDS encoding trans-aconitate 2-methyltransferase: MAKNASTADGWDEEYRAGRWSFLRDLPESGRYGIIGMWLSLTQSLDSVLDLGCGEGLLYERLQPMGIKRYVGVDLAPAALNIANVDPDLASLRAGDLHTFTPEEGETFSAIVFNEVLHFSDDPAAAVARYVPFLAPGGVIAVSMYSPKRLESGANRLISRLWEATDGPEWDVLDDYRLTSDKKSVTWRLRLVKPASAG; encoded by the coding sequence ATGGCGAAGAATGCATCGACTGCTGATGGCTGGGACGAGGAATATCGGGCCGGACGCTGGTCGTTCCTGCGCGACCTGCCCGAAAGCGGTCGCTATGGCATCATCGGCATGTGGTTGTCGCTGACACAGTCACTGGACAGCGTCCTTGACCTTGGCTGCGGCGAGGGGCTGCTCTACGAACGCCTGCAGCCTATGGGCATCAAGCGCTATGTCGGCGTCGATCTGGCGCCTGCCGCGCTCAACATCGCGAATGTCGATCCGGACCTCGCCTCCCTGCGCGCCGGCGATCTGCACACCTTCACGCCGGAGGAGGGCGAGACCTTCTCCGCCATCGTCTTCAACGAGGTGCTGCATTTCTCCGACGACCCGGCCGCCGCCGTTGCGCGCTATGTCCCGTTTCTGGCACCCGGCGGCGTGATCGCGGTGTCGATGTATTCGCCCAAGCGCCTGGAGTCGGGTGCCAACCGCCTGATCTCCCGCCTGTGGGAAGCAACCGACGGTCCCGAGTGGGATGTGCTCGACGATTACCGGCTGACCTCCGACAAGAAGAGCGTCACCTGGCGTTTGCGGCTGGTGAAGCCGGCATCCGCGGGCTGA
- a CDS encoding polysaccharide deacetylase family protein produces MSDDGFTEFRALIEAHLDWFAGRGLSVPIWWRDDDAVEPTPALDRLIAIANTHEIEVSLAVIPKGSTEALAERIAAEPFVAVLQHGFAHKNHQDKARGEKAAEFGSRRDPDQAIKDLKTGNARLKALFGPRFVPVFVPPWNRLAPQIARRVPEAGLIASSTFTQFHPRALPYLQTHIDMIKWKKERRFIGWRSAALRFDYQLARRRTNVDEPLGILSHHLAQNDACFEFLDRTFDILRAHRGAHFVRAGDLSPRMPASPAANAR; encoded by the coding sequence ATGAGCGACGACGGCTTCACCGAGTTCCGCGCCCTCATCGAGGCGCATCTCGACTGGTTCGCTGGGCGCGGGCTAAGCGTGCCGATCTGGTGGCGCGACGACGACGCGGTGGAACCGACGCCCGCACTCGACCGGCTGATCGCAATCGCCAACACTCATGAAATCGAGGTGTCGCTCGCGGTGATTCCCAAGGGCTCGACCGAAGCGCTTGCCGAGCGGATCGCGGCCGAGCCCTTCGTTGCGGTGCTCCAGCACGGGTTCGCGCACAAGAACCATCAGGACAAGGCAAGGGGCGAGAAGGCTGCGGAGTTCGGATCGCGCCGGGACCCCGATCAGGCAATCAAGGACCTGAAGACCGGCAACGCACGGCTCAAGGCGCTCTTCGGCCCGCGCTTCGTGCCGGTTTTCGTGCCACCCTGGAACCGGCTGGCACCACAGATCGCACGCCGCGTGCCCGAGGCGGGCCTGATTGCCTCATCGACCTTCACGCAGTTTCACCCGCGCGCCCTGCCCTATCTGCAGACGCATATTGACATGATCAAATGGAAGAAGGAGCGCCGCTTCATCGGCTGGCGGTCGGCGGCGCTGCGCTTCGACTACCAGTTGGCGCGGCGGCGCACCAATGTGGACGAACCGCTCGGCATCCTGTCGCATCACCTGGCGCAGAACGACGCGTGTTTCGAGTTTCTGGACCGGACCTTCGATATCCTGCGGGCGCACCGGGGCGCGCATTTTGTCCGCGCCGGCGATCTCAGCCCGCGGATGCCGGCTTCACCAGCCGCAAACGCCAGGTGA